CTCCCGTCGGATCTCCGACCTGACGGAGCACCTGAAGACCCACAAGCACGACCACCACTCCCGGCGCGGCCTGCTGATCCTGGTCGGTCAGCGCCGCCGCCTGCTGCAGTACCTCGCCAAGAAGGACATCCAGCGCTTCCGTACGCTGGTCGACCGCCTCGGCATCCGCCGCGGTGCGGCGGGCGCCAAGTAACTCGGCGTGCAGGGAGCGGTTCCCACGTGAGGGGGCCGCTCCCTTTGCTGTACGTGCGGACTGTCACCACACCTTTGTAGTGTGGTAGCACAACGCATGTAACGCACGTCGCACGGCACGGAACGACGTGCGACCCAGAACGAGGAGACGCGCACCACGCCGCCGCCGGTCCTCGGTAGTGGCCCCCGGGGGGAAGCGAGCCCCGGGTGCTTCGATCGAAGACCGGCCCGCACAGCACGGCGCGCATCTCCGGAATGTCCCCCTGCCACACGGGCAGCCGAGGGACGAAAGACGACAAGCAAACGGAGAGATCGCTAGTGGAGAACGAGACCCACTACGCCGAGGCCGTCATCGACAACGGCTCTTTCGGTACCCGCACCATCCGCTTCGAGACGGGCCGCCTGGCCAAGCAGGCCGCCGGTTCCGCCGTGGCGTACCTGGACGACGACACCATGGTGCTGTCGGCCACCACCGCCTCCAAGCAGCCCAAGGACCAGCTCGACTTCTTCCCGCTGACGGTGGACGTCGAGGAGCGGATGTACGCCGCCGGCAAGATCCCCGGCAGCTTCTTCCGCCGTGAGGGCCGGCCCTCCGAGGACGCCATCCTCACCTGCCGCCTCATCGACCGCCCGCTGCGCCCGTCCTTCAAGAAGGGCCTGCGCAACGAGATCCAGGTCGTCGCCACGATCATGGCGCTCAACCCCGACCACCTGTACGACGTCGTGGCGATCAACGCCGCTTCCGCGTCCACCCAGCTGGCCGGCCTGCCCTTCTCCGGCCCGATCGGCGGCGTCCGCGTCGCGCTGATCCGCGGCCAGTGGGTCGCCTTCCCGACGCACACCGAGCTCGAGGACGCCGTCTTCGACATGGTCGTCGCGGGCCGCGTCCTGGAGGACGGCGACGTCGCGATCATGATGGTCGAGGCCGAGGCCACCGAGAAGACCATCAAGCTGGTCGAGGGCGGCGCCGAGGCGCCGACCGAGGAGGTCGTCGCCGCGGGCCTGGAGTCCGCCAAGCCGTTCATCAAGGTGCTCTGCAAGGCCCAGTCGGACCTCGCGGCCAAGGCCGCCAAGCCGACCGCCGAGTTCCCGATCTTCCTGGACTACCAGGACGACGTCTTCGAGGCGCTGAGCGCCGCCGTCAAGCCCGAGCTGGCCCAGGCGCTCACCATCGCCGGCAAGCAGGAGCGCGAGTCCGAGCTGGACCGCGTCAAGGCGCTCGCCGCCGAGAAGCTCCTGCCGGAGTTCGAGGGCCGCGAGAAGGAGATCTCCGCCGCGTACCGCTCGCTCACCAAGCAGCTGGTCCGCGAGCGCGTGATCAAGGAGAAGAAGCGGATCGACGGCCGCGGCCTGACGGACATCCGCACCCTGGCCGCCGAGGTCGAGGCCATCCCGCGGGTCCACGGCTCCGCCGTGTTCGAGCGTGGCGAGACCCAGATCCTGGGCGTCACCACCCTGAACATGCTGCGCATGGAGCAGCAGCTGGACACCCTCTCCCCGGTGACCCGCAAGCGCTACATGCACAACTACAACTTCCCGCCCTACTCCACGGGCGAGACCGGCCGCGTCGGCTCCCCGAAGCGCCGCGAGATCGGCCACGGCGCCCTCGCCGAGCGCGCCCTGATCCCGGTCCTGCCGACCCGCGAGGAGTTCCCCTACGCGATCCGCCAGGTCTCCGAGGCGCTCAGCTCGAACGGCTCGACCTCCATGGGTTCCGTCTGTGCCTCCACCATGTCGCTGCTGAACGCCGGTGTGCCGCTGAAGGCCCCGGTCGCCGGTATCGCCATGGGCCTGATCTCCCAGGAGATCGAGGGCGAGACCCACTACGTCACCCTCACCGACATCCTCGGTGCGGAGGACGCCTTCGGCGACATGGACTTCAAGGTCGCCGGCACCAAGGAGTTCGTGACCGCCCTCCAGCTCGACACCAAGCTGGACGGCATCCCGGCCTCCGTCCTGGCCGCCGCCCTCAAGCAGGCCCGCGACGCGCGTCTCCACATCCTCGACGTGATGATGGAGGCCATCGACCGGCCCGACGAGATGTCCCCGAACGCGCCGCGGATCATCACCGTGAAGATCCCGGTCGACAAGATCGGTGAGGTCATCGGCCCCAAGGGCAAGATGATCAACCAGATCCAGGAGGACACGGGCGCCGAGATCACCATCGAGGACGACGGCACCATCTACATCGGTGCCGCCGACGGCCCGTCCGCCGAGGCCGCCCGCGCCACGATCAACGGCATCGCCAACCCGACGATGCCCGAGGTCGGCGAGCGCTACCTGGGCACGGTCGTGAAGACGACCACCTTCGGCGCGTTCGTCTCCCTGCTGCCCGGCAAGGACGGTCTGCTGCACATCTCGCAGATCCGCAAGCTGGCCGGCGGCAAGCGCGTGGAGAACGTCGAGGACGTTCTCGGCGTGGGCCAGAAGGTCCAGGTCGAGATCGCCGAGATCGACTCCCGCGGCAAGCTCTCCCTCGTCCCCGTGATCGAGGGCGAGGAAGGCTCCGAGGCCGAGAAGGACGACGCCGACCAGTGACGTCCCGTAGCTCCAAGGCGACGGCCCGCACCTCTTCGGAGGCGCGGGCCGTCGCCCGTACCCAAACCCTGATCAAGGGCAGCAACGGCATCGGCACCGTCCGCAAGACCGTCCTCCCGGGCGGCTTGCGCATCGTCACCGAGACCCTGCCCTCGGTCCGCTCCGCGACCTTCGGCATCTGGGCGCACGTCGGCTCCCGCGACGAGACCCCCGCGCTGAACGGAGCCACGCACTACCTGGAGCACCTGCTCTTCAAGGGCACGCACCGCAGGTCCGCCCTGGACATCTCCTCCGCCGTCGACGCCGTCGGCGGCGAGATGAACGCGTTCACGGCCAAGGAGTACACGTGCTACTACGCGCGCGTGCTCGACACCGACCTGCCGCTCGCCATCGACGTCGTCTGCGACATGCTCACGGACTCCGTGATCCGCGAGGAGGACGTCGACGTCGAGCGCGGGGCCATCCTCGAAGAGATCGCCATGACCGAGGACGACCCGGGCGACTGCGTGCACGACCTGTTCGCGCACACCATGTTCGGCGACAACCCCCTCGGCCGCCCGGTCCTCGGCACCGTCGACACGGTCAACGCCCTCGGCGCCGACCGCATCCGCCGCTTCTACAAGAAGCACTACGACCCGACGCACCTGGTGGTCGCCTGCGCCGGCAACATCGACCACAACAAGGTCGTACGCCAGGTCCGCGCCGCCTTCGAGAAGGCCGGCGCCCTCAAGGACCCGGACGCCCGCCCGGCCGGCCCGCGCACCGGGCGGCGCACCGTGCGCACCGCCGGCCGCGTCGAACTGCTCGGCCGCAAGACCGAGCAGGCGCACATCGTGCTCGGCATGCCCGGCCTGGCCCGCACGGACGACCGCCGCTGGGCCCTGGGCGTGCTGAACACCGCCCTCGGCGGAGGCATGTCCTCCCGGCTCTTCCAGGAGGTCCGCGAGAAGCGCGGCCTCGCCTACAGCGTGTACTCGTACACCTCGGGGTTCGCCGACTGCGGCCTGTTCGGCGTGTACGCGGGCTGCCGCCCGTCGCAGGTGCACGACGTGCTGAAGATCTGCCGCGACGAGCTGGACCACGTCGCCGAGCACGGCCTGTCCGACGAGGAGATCGACCGCGCCATCGGCCAGCTGCGCGGCTCCACCGTCCTCGGCCTGGAGGACACCGGCGCGCTGATGAACCGTATCGGCAAGAGCGAGCTGTGCTGGGGCGAGCAGATGTCCGTCGACGACATGCTGGCCCGGATAGCCTCGGTCACCCCGGACGACGTCCGCGAGGTCGCCCGCGACATCCTGGGCCGGCGGCCCTCGCTGTCGGTCATCGGCCCGCTGAAGGACAAGCAGGCCGCGCGGCTGCACGACGCCGTGGCCTAGTCACCTCCCGTTAGGAAGCAACAAGATGAGCAAGCTGCGCGTGGCGGTCCTCGGTGCCAAGGGCCGGATCGGATCCGAGGCGGTCCGGGCGGTCGAG
Above is a genomic segment from Streptomyces glaucescens containing:
- the rpsO gene encoding 30S ribosomal protein S15, translating into MSLDAAVKKQIISEFGTKEGDTGSPEVQVALLSRRISDLTEHLKTHKHDHHSRRGLLILVGQRRRLLQYLAKKDIQRFRTLVDRLGIRRGAAGAK
- a CDS encoding polyribonucleotide nucleotidyltransferase — translated: MENETHYAEAVIDNGSFGTRTIRFETGRLAKQAAGSAVAYLDDDTMVLSATTASKQPKDQLDFFPLTVDVEERMYAAGKIPGSFFRREGRPSEDAILTCRLIDRPLRPSFKKGLRNEIQVVATIMALNPDHLYDVVAINAASASTQLAGLPFSGPIGGVRVALIRGQWVAFPTHTELEDAVFDMVVAGRVLEDGDVAIMMVEAEATEKTIKLVEGGAEAPTEEVVAAGLESAKPFIKVLCKAQSDLAAKAAKPTAEFPIFLDYQDDVFEALSAAVKPELAQALTIAGKQERESELDRVKALAAEKLLPEFEGREKEISAAYRSLTKQLVRERVIKEKKRIDGRGLTDIRTLAAEVEAIPRVHGSAVFERGETQILGVTTLNMLRMEQQLDTLSPVTRKRYMHNYNFPPYSTGETGRVGSPKRREIGHGALAERALIPVLPTREEFPYAIRQVSEALSSNGSTSMGSVCASTMSLLNAGVPLKAPVAGIAMGLISQEIEGETHYVTLTDILGAEDAFGDMDFKVAGTKEFVTALQLDTKLDGIPASVLAAALKQARDARLHILDVMMEAIDRPDEMSPNAPRIITVKIPVDKIGEVIGPKGKMINQIQEDTGAEITIEDDGTIYIGAADGPSAEAARATINGIANPTMPEVGERYLGTVVKTTTFGAFVSLLPGKDGLLHISQIRKLAGGKRVENVEDVLGVGQKVQVEIAEIDSRGKLSLVPVIEGEEGSEAEKDDADQ
- a CDS encoding M16 family metallopeptidase, producing MTSRSSKATARTSSEARAVARTQTLIKGSNGIGTVRKTVLPGGLRIVTETLPSVRSATFGIWAHVGSRDETPALNGATHYLEHLLFKGTHRRSALDISSAVDAVGGEMNAFTAKEYTCYYARVLDTDLPLAIDVVCDMLTDSVIREEDVDVERGAILEEIAMTEDDPGDCVHDLFAHTMFGDNPLGRPVLGTVDTVNALGADRIRRFYKKHYDPTHLVVACAGNIDHNKVVRQVRAAFEKAGALKDPDARPAGPRTGRRTVRTAGRVELLGRKTEQAHIVLGMPGLARTDDRRWALGVLNTALGGGMSSRLFQEVREKRGLAYSVYSYTSGFADCGLFGVYAGCRPSQVHDVLKICRDELDHVAEHGLSDEEIDRAIGQLRGSTVLGLEDTGALMNRIGKSELCWGEQMSVDDMLARIASVTPDDVREVARDILGRRPSLSVIGPLKDKQAARLHDAVA